DNA from Aggregatimonas sangjinii:
ATTCCCGTTTTATTTTTTCTTCCAAAAGATGGTTGTCTATCTCGCCACTTTCCTGCCTCCATATAAAACAAGACTGTTGGGCGATTTCAATGCGATTGTGAACGGCGTGAAATTGTGCGATATAAGTTGTCATGGGAGAAACATTAGATTTCCCTCCATAACGGGTTAAGTAAGTTTTATATTACAATAAATCGACGTACTACATGAAAAGTTATTAACTAGTCGTTCAATTTGAGTACGGCCATAAAGGCTTCTTGGGGCACTTCTACGTTGCCCACTTGGCGCATCCGTTTTTTACCTTTTTTCTGTTTTTCCAAGAGTTTACGCTTCCTTGAAATATCGCCCCCATAACACTTGGCGGTAACATCTTTACGCAAGGCTTTTGTAGTTTCCCTAGAAATGATTTTGGCTCCGATAGCTGCTTGAATGGGAATATCGAACTGTTGCCTCGGGATGAGTTCCTTTAATTTTTCACACATCTTTTTACCGATATTCACGGCATTGTCGGCATGAATAAGCGCCGATAGGGCATCAACGGGCTGCGCGTTCAATAAGATATCTACACGCACCAACTTGGAAGGTCGCATCCCGATCGGGGCGTAATCGAAGGAGGCATATCCCCTTGAAACCGTTTTTAAACGATCGTAAAAATCGAAAACGATTTCCGCTAGGGGCATATCGAAATTCAATTCTACACGTTCCGTGGTCAAATAGGTCTGGTTGGTAATTTGCCCTCTTTTTTCGATACACAACGACATTACATTGCCCACAAAATCGGATTTTGTAATAATCGTCGCCTTTATATAAGGTTCTTCTACCCTGTCGATGCTCGAAGGGTCGGGCAAATCGCTCGGGTTGTTGACGATCAATGGGGTGTTCGGATTTTTACGGGTAAAAGCATGGTAACTTACGTTGGGCACCGTCGTAATGACGGTCATGTTGAATTCCCGTTCCAAACGCTCCTGGATGATTTCCATGTGGAGCATTCCCAAAAACCCACAACGAAAACCGAAACCTAGTGCAGCACTGCTCTCTGGTGTGAATACCAAGGAAGCATCGTTTAATTGCAATTTTTCCATCGAAGAGCGTAATTCTTCAAAATCTTCGGTATCTACGGGATAAATTCCGGCAAAAACCATGGGCTTCACATCTTCAAAACCGGCAATAGCATTTTGCGTTGGCATGGCCGCATCGGTTATGGTATCGCCCACCTTGACTTCCCTAGCATCTTTAATTCCCGTAATC
Protein-coding regions in this window:
- a CDS encoding GTP-binding protein LepA, yielding MTTYIAQFHAVHNRIEIAQQSCFIWRQESGEIDNHLLEEKIKRESSIHFYKMLVEGQQEITFEDITVKVWSTETFSG
- the lepA gene encoding translation elongation factor 4, whose protein sequence is MKHIRNFCIIAHIDHGKSTLADRLLDFTGAVTEREKKEQLLDSMDLERERGITIKSHAIQMEYIHEGQEYILNLIDTPGHVDFSYEVSRSIAACEGALLVVDAAQSIQAQTISNLYLALENDLEIIPVLNKVDLPSANPEEVTDDIVDLLGCKAEEVIPASAKTGIGIQEILTAIIERIPAPEGNLNESLQALVFDSVYNPFRGVETYFRVINGEIKKGQKIKFVATDKDYFADEVGTLKLTQQAKQSIKAGDVGYLITGIKDAREVKVGDTITDAAMPTQNAIAGFEDVKPMVFAGIYPVDTEDFEELRSSMEKLQLNDASLVFTPESSAALGFGFRCGFLGMLHMEIIQERLEREFNMTVITTVPNVSYHAFTRKNPNTPLIVNNPSDLPDPSSIDRVEEPYIKATIITKSDFVGNVMSLCIEKRGQITNQTYLTTERVELNFDMPLAEIVFDFYDRLKTVSRGYASFDYAPIGMRPSKLVRVDILLNAQPVDALSALIHADNAVNIGKKMCEKLKELIPRQQFDIPIQAAIGAKIISRETTKALRKDVTAKCYGGDISRKRKLLEKQKKGKKRMRQVGNVEVPQEAFMAVLKLND